Sequence from the Phaeodactylum tricornutum CCAP 1055/1 chromosome 4, whole genome shotgun sequence genome:
ACCACCACGGTGCCGCCAGTTGCTCAAAGACCCACCTCTGTAGACAAGGAGAATTCGACAGCggctgcaacaacaacgtctTGTCGGAAACGGAAAAAGGAACGCACGGGAAACGGCTCCAACTCGAATtcgaacaaaagaaaatcgaCTCTTTCGCATGTCTTTGAATTTTCGGAAATTTGTGAGCTCCCCTTTACGCTCAAGACCGTGCTGGTAGATGAGTGGGAACAGATCAGCCGTGTTCCACCAGATGAGTGCTTGGCCACTACACCCGTGGTGCGATCACTCCACGTACTACCTGCACCCGTCACGATTCGACAGGTTTTGAATCACTTTAGCCGACGGCAAATTTCCCATATTCGGAAACGAGAAAAGGCAAAGCAATTGTTGAGTGACGATGACATTTCTAAACACGAAAAGTCAGGTGTGTCTGACGCTGGCAAAGCTTCCGTCCAAAATACCATCAGCACTGATATAACTACAGAACAGGTCCGCGATTTCTGCAAAGGACTCACTGATTTGTTTCAAGAAGCGCTGCCAAAAATATTGCTTTATCCCCACGAACGCCCACAGTTCGAAAACTTGAAAAGGAATGAAGAATTGATGGAACAACATAAAGAATGGGTCGATGTGTACGGGTGTGAATATTTACTGCGTCTATATCTGCGCTTGCCTGCTTTACTTCAAGTTGAGTCAGCATCGCAATCTCCTTGGATGGCTCCGCTGCTGGTCGAATTGCTGgttcttttgcaaaaaaatCGTCAGGCTTGTTTCAAATCCAATGCGACGTCGTACCGTATAGCTAGACGGAGCGAATGGCTTGAATGGGAACAACGAGCCTATCCAATACGCGACAGAAAGACAACGACAGCGACTGCCGATGACGCGGTCACATCTAAAGCAAAAGGAGAGGCCACAGTACCTTCTACCGATGAAATGGATATTTCTAACCAATAGACGTGCCCCTCTTATCGATATCCAGCATTGAGCCTTAGCGACTATCTGACATTATGTTCGAGAACGCTGTCCGTGTGTTTTCTGAAGCAAAGTTTCGAACGATCCTAATGTCGAGCATTTTCTCCGTACATGTTATATCCATCGAGATCACAAAAGTGTGAAACTAAGGTACTAAAGAATGCATAAGTTGTATATATTGTTGTGCGGTTGAGTAACCGGGATGCAGACTACAGGCTGCCCCGTGTTACGGAAGCTCCTCTAGAGTCTTTCTTGCCGCCATTTCCTCCGGAACCGACTTTTTGACGTACGAACCGAGCGAGTTTTCGTCCCAAGAAGACTTCGTTAACAATTCTTGTGGAGCCAAGGACATGCGCCGAGACACTTCTTTCTCCTTCGTTTCAATCTTGGCCTTACGGCGTGAGACTTTGGACAAGATTGAGACGTCATTGCCATTGTCCTTAGATCGTTCAACAAGCTTGCGTCGGGCAGTCTGGAAGTCTACTGGTGTaatgtcttcttccaacttcGACGGAGGCGGTGGCTGCCGAACAGGCCCCTGTAGCGCGATCGAATGGCGACGCGAGACCGACGCGTTAGTCCTATGGGCCGTGAATGCGAGGGACGGACTGACGGATGACAAGCGGCTTAGCGGCATTTTTGGTTTGACTGCAGATCTGCTCCTCCAGAGGTCCTTTGCTCTAGACGAAAGATCATCCCTCTCGTCTTGAACCGAACACATTTCAGTTCGAGCCTTACGAGTGGAAGACAGTTcggacgaaattgtcgacGTCAACGTCTGCTTTTTGTCGGACACACGAAATCGGGACGATGCACTCACCGAATGAGATGCAGAAATCATACTTGAAGTCTCGTCAGCATCTTCCGACAAACAGTTGCTGCGGTGTGCTTTCAAGCTGGCAAACATGCTCGCTTTGTCCGCAACCGATCCCTGCCGTATACGGTGATCTTCCACAATAACGTTGGCAAGCCCCTTGTCAAAGACGCGTGATTTGGCAATAACGTTGGCACCGCGTCGTAGGTGAATGGTCTGCTTCACTTTGGTCGGATCGTCTGCCAACCACTTGGAGAGCTTGGCCACCGACGCGTAGCCGTCATTCGTTGCCTGTACGTCGTCGTTCTTCACTTGAGGTTTGATGCGGATAGGAGTTTGGCGGAACCGAGCCATGTGTGCGGCGTCGAGACGCTTTTGCAACGCGCTCGCGGAAGTGGGTGGCAATGGAGTCGGTGGGACGGAACTCGCAGTGGTCCGAGGAACACGAGATCGTGTCGGTTTCACCAGGGAACTTGGTTCTGGCTTGCATGACGTCTTCTCGTAGTGCTCTCTTTGTTGTTTGCCAAAGTTATTGAGTTTCGAGCGCAAGAAAGCTACCGAGGACATCGAAGCCTCCGTTCCGCAGTCCGACGCATCGTCCGTTACGGGAGCGGCCAATGGACAAGTCGACTCGGACTGCTTGGAATCAAAGCTCGCGTTACCGAACGAGTGCAAATGGCGGGTGTCGATTTCTTCGCTCAGCACCTCGCTCCGTTTGGGAGTAGACAAAACGTCAACCGTCATTCTCTTGTTGATTTCTGGAGTCCTGGGTGAAGTGAACCGCTTTCGAGGATTGTCtcgtttgttgttgctgtgacGGTGATCGATGGCACCAAATTTTGCGAGATACGGTTGCGCGTGGCTTGTTTGGGCCGCAGACTTTGTATGTGAGCGCTCTCCGGACAAAGGGGACTGCCCCGGTCGACTCATTCTAATAAGGGGGCGGATATTTTCTGACAGATAAAGCACATTCGTGGAGACCGGCGAAATGTATTTGAATGTGGACGGAGTGCCGAGGGGCAATGTAGATGCTCTTTCGGCGAAAGCTGTTCGTTACTCGGTCGGCTCGGCAAAGAATTATTGTGTCGGAATCTCCCCCTTTCTGCCTTATGTGTTGCCCGGAGCACTATATAGAACAGTGACAGTGATCCATTTTCAGACATCATTTTTACGGTTATTAAATAGTGTGACATTCATTTAATGTCTCGTTTGTTTTATTTATCGTGCAGCAACTTTCACAAATGTGGCGGGTAGACTTCTCAACCGGCGTTGGCTGCACCGTGAAACATGCAGGAACTGGGTATGTATGTGTAACTCGTGTTGCGACGGCCAAGACGAAAAACCACCATGGCAAAATCCTTACAGTAGCATTCCCTGCGTTTCTCTACAAGATTTTTACAACACTTCTGGAGACTGGCTGGTACAGGCCTTGTACTAATTGTCTGTCGGAATCGCTGCAACGATCATCAGCAGTAAAAAAGGGCAGGCATGAAGGGAGTTCGTGGGATCTTCCGGGGCTCCAAGAGCAATCGTGAATCCGATACCGCGCTCCCCTCCGCATCCTCACAACAGGGTGAGCCGCTGGGATCTGATTTGATTGTTGGAGTTGCACCGCCTTCCACGGCTCGTGGTGAAGCTACCGCCTTGGGGTCTCCGCAAGCCAGTGAATTTCGCACTTATCGCACTCCCGATCGAGCCTTTTCGGCGGATCGACCTTCGTACAAGGAGGGCACGCCCAAAATACGTGAAGCAATCGCTGAAAattacgacgacgatggacGGGAATCAGAATCAGATTCCGAACGTGTCGGAGCTTCCGCTGCGGATGTCAACGATGATCGTAACGCCAACCTCACCCAGTCAACGATCAAATCCAAACACATTGCAACTTCGGCTGGCACCCGCCGCTTACAGCGTATCATGAACAAGCCAAGTACGGCGTCGGCTGCTTCGGAGAATACCGGATCGTCTTCAAAGGATCCTAAAAGGTCGGTCTCGGCTATTGCGAAAGAACGCGTCGGTAATGTGCGCAACGTGGAAGAAGTCGCAAAGTTTGCGGCACGCGTTGTTCTGCCTCCGTTCAGGGTGGATGCCGCCAGTATCGGCGGATCCCTACTGGAAACGTATCCTACTTCGATGCAACAAGAATGTCTTTTGTGCATGTCAGCTCAGTTTGAAAGTACCGGTGGCGAAGGAATCGCAATGTCTGCTTTACAGTATCCGGCTAACTATACTCAACACAAACGTTCACTGGGTCTGCTTGGTATGGGCACAAAGGGGCGTCACAAACTACGATTCATTGTAATTGCACGTTCCACAAATCGCCCGTTCCTAAGCAAACACAAACATTCCGATCTTAACGAAACTCCACGATCAAAGGACGGTCATGCTAATGCTTCGGAAGGCACTCAAGACTATGATGCTATGTTTGGTGCGGACGACGTCGATCAGGAGAGCATTAATCGCAACGATACTTCTATGACGGAAGAGGTTTCAAGCCCCGAAAGTAACGAAGTCGTATCCCCCGCCGCCGAAGCGCAAAACTCCTCGGCCGAAGACGAAGTGTCCTCTTTCCCCGTGCTAGTTTGTTTGACACTGAACGCCGATGGCACCGCCCCGGACATCCGCAAACTCGTACCGCTTGATCAGCTAACAACCGTTCAAGATTTGCACGCATCAGTTGTCCAACTAGCGTTTGTCAATGGCGATACTGTTCGTTTGGACTTTTCTGAAACAATGGGAGACGGCAATATGGGCAATTCTCCGACTAGCATGGAAGACAAAACTGTCGAAGCCACGATGGATAAAGAGCGTTTCATTTGGTCGCTGTTGCAAATTCATGCAATGTTGTGCGTTTCGGTGGTTGATCGTCTTGCGTCTGCGACCAATAAAACCCAAAAAATTTTGCCGCCTCTGAATGTACGCAATATGGACCGCGCAGAACTCCAATACGTTGCCACGGTCAACGGTTTCTTGCGCAATTCTCGAATTTTGTGCGCCATGCTAGAGCGTCAACGTGGTTTGATGGAGCTTGAAGGCACCGAGGAAGCCAAGGTGGCTTTGGGTGAAATGGAAGTCATAGCGTACGACCTAATGATGGGAAATTTTTCCTCGCGGGTTGAGCTGTTTCATTCAGAAGGAGAAAAGAAAGATGCCGAAGAGGTTTTGAACCAAATCGATTGGATAGAAACTTTGCACAAGGAAGATATGACTACGGCTAGTGTTGCGGAACGGTTAAGTCTGACGCTGCAAATTCGTATGCGGGATTTGGAAGCCGAAACATGTCGTCGCTTGATCGCCTGGGAGGACGAAAAGAACTATTCAGCGGCTGAAAAGTCTGATGTTTTTACCCAGACACATGATCGAGACACCACAGTCGACGCCTTAGCGTTGGCTTCCCTTTTCAAAACTCTTGAGTCTCTAGATTCCGAGCTTCGAGATATGGAGGAGTGGTTGCATGATAGAGCAGCAGCCATCAAGCCTCTGACCGATGATTGTGCAGATATTGAGGAAGAAAATCGCCAGCTTGaacagcaatggaaaagttaCGACATGCTTGGAGTGGAAATGCGACGACTTCTGAAAGGACTTGATATCAatgaagaaatggaaaaggtCCTCAAGAACCCGGCAAGCGCTCTGGTTTATGACGAGGAAGGATTGATAGAcgtcgacgaaagcgatgaAGGTATCGAAACAATTTATGAGGCTGGAAAAGCATTAGAAGAAGCTATTGAATATCCCAAACGATCCGGTGGTATCCACCTTCGAGCGGTGGTCGAACGCACGCAAGGATTAAGAGCGATTGCGAAAAGCTTTTGCACAGCGTTGGCTCAAATCGTGGTGACGGTCATGGAACAATTCAAGACTGAAGTTGTCGCCGGCAGCGATTATGGAAAAGTATCAAAGAGCGATACGCACTCCatgattgccaaaaagaTTCGCGATACACAACGAAAGTTTCAGTCGTCGTTGCTGGCATACATCAAACTTATCGAAATTCTTGCTGCCCTGAGCCCCGAAATGCTTCCCGCTCTAAGAGACGCCTACTCCGAGCTTGTTGCCGAAGGTATTTTGATGAAGAAGAGATGCAAAGGCGAGTTAGATTTTTGATTCAAGGTATACTTTGAGTATTTACATCACTAACGCACGCTCTTTCTATTTGCAGGGTATTTCCAAGCTCTCCCAGGCAGGAATGCTGCACATTTAAACCGAGCTGGCAAAGATATCAAAGATTACAATCCTAATGATACATCTCCTATGGAATCTGTCAATGCGCCTGACATCCGTGCTACCTTAAACGAACTCCTTCCCGTCGTTGCTAGGGAAGCCTATTTTGTGTCTGCGCTATTCGGCAATAGTTCGAAAGAGCTGGACGGCCGCGAGAAAAAGCGCAACTTTGAAAATGCAAGAGACTCGGTCGACAGCGCAACTCACCATTTTCGCTATTACCTACTCCGAGCCTGTGGTATATATCCCGACGAGGAGCCCGGACGGCCCGTGGCTGAAATGGGTGTTCGTGGTGATCCGCTTCTCTGCCTAGTTGCTTCTATATATTTGAACGAAGCGATTGACAATTACGTTGATCGAGAAAAAAGGGGTGGCGACCATTCACTATCACTAGCATACATTCGAGCAACAATCCTTGATCTGCGGAAGAAGGCCGACAAGCAATGGGTAGTTTGGGTTGACATGCAAAATGATTGGATTCGTTCCTATGACGGCGTCCCAGTCAGTGGCAAACGTGCAGGTGTTTTTCCAAGCTTTGCTCGTTTTCCGTACTATATTGACCACCTGATTCAGTGCTGCTGTGAAGGTCGTGATGAAGGATACTTCCCCGATATTGGGAACATAAAAGTGATCAATTATTATCTGCAGAAGATGGCTGCTACGCTTATTGAGAGCCTTCGGGAATTTGCTTCGCGCGAGTCTACGGACCAACAATATGCGTCCAACGTGATGCTGATGGAAAACACATACTACTTTTCTCAATCAATGAAGCAACGTGGTGATGTCATTTCGAATTTGTTTGCGAAACAAATCACTAAAGCAAGCGCCATGTGTAAGGAGAGTACCGATGCTTACCTGGGATGGATGATAAAGCGTGAATTTATCGCATTGCATGAGCTTTTCTCTCGAGTTTCCAAGATTCATCGTGATCACGGTGACCGCGAAGTATTGGTCCATGTTCCCAAGGTGCAATTCGTGAAGACACTGGTGAAGGAAGCTGACCGACAGGTTCTGCGGGAAAGGATTGGGTTGATGTTTTCTCGCATGGAAAAACACCTTTCCGCTGAAGGTGGTCTTTTGCCCGTCGCATGGAAGGCTCTCGTCAAGGTCTTGTACGAGTGGTTCGGCCGCTGGGAAAAGCTGAGCTCGCAACTATATGGTCACCCACTGGATCCAACTGCCATCGATATAGTTCGCATTGCCAAGGCAGCCGGTGGCGCTGCAAAGGCCAAGACGCAAACACGGGATTCCGA
This genomic interval carries:
- a CDS encoding predicted protein, which codes for MKGVRGIFRGSKSNRESDTALPSASSQQGEPLGSDLIVGVAPPSTARGEATALGSPQASEFRTYRTPDRAFSADRPSYKEGTPKIREAIAENYDDDGRESESDSERVGASAADVNDDRNANLTQSTIKSKHIATSAGTRRLQRIMNKPSTASAASENTGSSSKDPKRSVSAIAKERVGNVRNVEEVAKFAARVVLPPFRVDAASIGGSLLETYPTSMQQECLLCMSAQFESTGGEGIAMSALQYPANYTQHKRSLGLLGMGTKGRHKLRFIVIARSTNRPFLSKHKHSDLNETPRSKDGHANASEGTQDYDAMFGADDVDQESINRNDTSMTEEVSSPESNEVVSPAAEAQNSSAEDEVSSFPVLVCLTLNADGTAPDIRKLVPLDQLTTVQDLHASVVQLAFVNGDTVRLDFSETMGDGNMGNSPTSMEDKTVEATMDKERFIWSLLQIHAMLCVSVVDRLASATNKTQKILPPLNVRNMDRAELQYVATVNGFLRNSRILCAMLERQRGLMELEGTEEAKVALGEMEVIAYDLMMGNFSSRVELFHSEGEKKDAEEVLNQIDWIETLHKEDMTTASVAERLSLTLQIRMRDLEAETCRRLIAWEDEKNYSAAEKSDVFTQTHDRDTTVDALALASLFKTLESLDSELRDMEEWLHDRAAAIKPLTDDCADIEEENRQLEQQWKSYDMLGVEMRRLLKGLDINEEMEKVLKNPASALVYDEEGLIDVDESDEGIETIYEAGKALEEAIEYPKRSGGIHLRAVVERTQGLRAIAKSFCTALAQIVVTVMEQFKTEVVAGSDYGKVSKSDTHSMIAKKIRDTQRKFQSSLLAYIKLIEILAALSPEMLPALRDAYSELVAEGYFQALPGRNAAHLNRAGKDIKDYNPNDTSPMESVNAPDIRATLNELLPVVAREAYFVSALFGNSSKELDGREKKRNFENARDSVDSATHHFRYYLLRACGIYPDEEPGRPVAEMGVRGDPLLCLVASIYLNEAIDNYVDREKRGGDHSLSLAYIRATILDLRKKADKQWVVWVDMQNDWIRSYDGVPVSGKRAGVFPSFARFPYYIDHLIQCCCEGRDEGYFPDIGNIKVINYYLQKMAATLIESLREFASRESTDQQYASNVMLMENTYYFSQSMKQRGDVISNLFAKQITKASAMCKESTDAYLGWMIKREFIALHELFSRVSKIHRDHGDREVLVHVPKVQFVKTLVKEADRQVLRERIGLMFSRMEKHLSAEGGLLPVAWKALVKVLYEWFGRWEKLSSQLYGHPLDPTAIDIVRIAKAAGGAAKAKTQTRDSDFGLKSMLALRSET
- a CDS encoding predicted protein, whose amino-acid sequence is MSRPGQSPLSGERSHTKSAAQTSHAQPYLAKFGAIDHRHSNNKRDNPRKRFTSPRTPEINKRMTVDVLSTPKRSEVLSEEIDTRHLHSFGNASFDSKQSESTCPLAAPVTDDASDCGTEASMSSVAFLRSKLNNFGKQQREHYEKTSCKPEPSSLVKPTRSRVPRTTASSVPPTPLPPTSASALQKRLDAAHMARFRQTPIRIKPQVKNDDVQATNDGYASVAKLSKWLADDPTKVKQTIHLRRGANVIAKSRVFDKGLANVIVEDHRIRQGSVADKASMFASLKAHRSNCLSEDADETSSMISASHSGPVRQPPPPSKLEEDITPVDFQTARRKLVERSKDNGNDVSILSKVSRRKAKIETKEKEVSRRMSLAPQELLTKSSWDENSLGSYVKKSVPEEMAARKTLEELP
- a CDS encoding predicted protein, whose product is MTSTGFSPMKLDDQENTNSDASDSSWMPPFHVDQRVFAQDQARETGLFYPGIVRQARRSSTETVPSLQQDQGSTEIEKPVHTWSFLIHYLGWNARWDQWVSPDRILADTPENKELVDAQQKKHAASTTTVPPVAQRPTSVDKENSTAAATTTSCRKRKKERTGNGSNSNSNKRKSTLSHVFEFSEICELPFTLKTVLVDEWEQISRVPPDECLATTPVVRSLHVLPAPVTIRQVLNHFSRRQISHIRKREKAKQLLSDDDISKHEKSGVSDAGKASVQNTISTDITTEQVRDFCKGLTDLFQEALPKILLYPHERPQFENLKRNEELMEQHKEWVDVYGCEYLLRLYLRLPALLQVESASQSPWMAPLLVELLVLLQKNRQACFKSNATSYRIARRSEWLEWEQRAYPIRDRKTTTATADDAVTSKAKGEATVPSTDEMDISNQ